From one Acidobacteriota bacterium genomic stretch:
- a CDS encoding VCBS repeat-containing protein, producing MPISSGFGSVLAIGILVVLSTLSASAAAGDVDATFNAYVARTANWTPTAGVRTSEVLPDGKVLIGGMFRVAGGLYRTGIARLNVDGTVDPTFTPPEITGLVDVAVTAIGLLPSGKILIAGDFQNVDGLNMRGIARLNADGTSDVAYNTALQQKIYIFNGNVNDIEVLADSRFLLAGSFTLGLSPTTTVTRSVYRITDDGSYDPTFNSSDLAMSVQKLKILPDGKLFAAGSSGQFFNYTGLARLHADGYIDFSFSGVNAGGAIYDFEVMPNGQIIVVGSFVTLNGFAQGRISRINADGSVDLSFMANNPGADGDIRTLDILSGGKMLVGGAFSTFNSLAKPKLLRLNSDATVDAAFTYDQVNDGGITTAQLFTDGRILIGGIGGLWERIGILNNSGTLQPVNNFVGDTGLVRTMVQQPDGKILVAGRFEIANGIRRGTVVRFNADGTFDTSFVPTGLPASMTIRRLTLQPDGKIIIGTGTSAVYRLLPDGTADPGFALGFYSFASNSVNDIAVLGNGSLIIAGSFNPSSSDLRRIARYSPTGVLDGSFTTPVINGAINRLIVQPDGKILIGGEFTQIGATLRGHIARLNSDGSLDATFNPIGGANNYVNDLARQSDGKVVIGGVFSAVGGSNGQSRIGRLNGDGSLDTTFTASTNSPVESLRLQPDGKIVIGGQFTNVGAAPSSGIARLNPNGSLDAGFGVGSGANNRVWEVLIQSDGKIVAGGEFGKFNGQPRISIVRLFAATSGGAKFDYDGDGKADVSVFRPATNRWYLRLSSNPSVVENDFGLSGDVIAPADFDGDGKTDIAIYRPSSGDWWYLASATNTQSSVRWGLEGDVPRPSDFDGDGKADFIVYRPSDNVWYRFGSSGQVLIQQFGSSGDKTVVADFNGDARSDIAIFRPSTGDWWFIDSSTGQNRVEHWGISTDVPVPADYDGDGKTDFAVFRPATGVWYVKNSGNPTPTIITFGLASDKPVAADYDGDGKADVAVYRPSDGVWYILQSTNGFIASQLGNSTDRPTPNAFVP from the coding sequence ATGCCTATCAGTAGCGGTTTCGGTTCAGTTCTTGCGATTGGAATCCTGGTCGTTCTCTCGACGCTTTCGGCGTCTGCCGCGGCCGGGGACGTTGATGCGACGTTCAACGCATATGTCGCGCGGACAGCGAATTGGACGCCGACCGCGGGCGTCCGCACGTCCGAAGTTCTGCCGGACGGCAAGGTGCTGATCGGCGGGATGTTCCGGGTCGCCGGAGGACTGTACCGAACGGGAATCGCACGACTAAACGTTGACGGGACGGTCGATCCGACGTTTACTCCGCCCGAGATCACCGGACTCGTCGATGTCGCCGTCACCGCGATCGGATTGCTGCCGAGCGGAAAGATACTCATTGCGGGCGATTTCCAGAATGTCGACGGCCTCAATATGCGCGGAATCGCCAGGCTTAACGCCGACGGCACTTCCGACGTTGCATACAATACGGCGCTCCAGCAGAAGATCTACATCTTCAACGGGAACGTGAACGATATCGAGGTTCTCGCCGATTCGCGTTTCCTTCTTGCCGGGTCGTTTACGCTTGGCCTGTCGCCCACGACGACGGTCACGCGATCCGTTTACCGGATCACCGATGACGGAAGCTACGATCCGACATTCAACTCCTCGGATCTTGCGATGTCCGTGCAGAAGTTGAAGATTCTGCCCGACGGAAAGCTGTTCGCGGCGGGGTCGAGCGGGCAGTTCTTCAATTACACCGGACTCGCGCGGCTCCACGCCGATGGCTATATCGATTTTTCTTTCTCCGGAGTAAATGCGGGCGGCGCGATCTACGATTTCGAGGTTATGCCGAACGGACAGATCATCGTCGTCGGATCATTCGTGACGTTGAACGGATTTGCCCAGGGACGGATCAGTCGGATCAACGCCGACGGCAGCGTTGATCTGAGTTTTATGGCGAACAATCCGGGCGCGGACGGCGATATCCGAACCCTGGATATACTGAGCGGCGGCAAAATGCTTGTTGGGGGCGCATTTTCGACGTTTAATTCGCTGGCCAAGCCAAAGCTTCTGCGGCTCAATTCGGATGCGACGGTTGACGCGGCGTTCACATACGATCAGGTCAATGACGGCGGGATAACGACGGCGCAACTTTTTACCGATGGCCGGATATTGATCGGCGGGATCGGCGGACTGTGGGAGCGGATCGGCATTCTCAACAACAGCGGAACATTGCAGCCCGTCAACAATTTTGTCGGCGATACCGGCTTGGTGCGGACGATGGTTCAGCAACCGGACGGGAAGATCCTCGTTGCCGGGCGGTTTGAGATCGCCAACGGCATCAGGCGCGGTACGGTGGTTCGCTTCAACGCCGACGGGACATTCGACACGAGTTTCGTGCCGACCGGCCTTCCGGCGTCGATGACAATTCGCCGGCTCACACTTCAACCTGACGGGAAGATAATCATCGGAACCGGAACGTCCGCCGTTTACAGGCTTCTTCCGGACGGAACCGCAGATCCCGGTTTTGCTCTCGGCTTTTATTCATTCGCGTCGAATTCGGTGAACGATATTGCGGTCCTCGGCAACGGCTCGCTGATTATCGCGGGAAGTTTCAACCCAAGCAGCTCCGATTTGCGCCGGATCGCCCGCTACTCCCCGACCGGGGTTCTCGACGGCTCGTTCACGACGCCAGTGATCAACGGCGCGATCAACCGTCTCATCGTTCAACCGGACGGAAAGATCCTGATCGGAGGCGAATTTACACAGATCGGTGCGACGCTGCGCGGCCACATCGCACGGCTCAATTCCGACGGTTCTTTGGACGCGACGTTCAACCCGATCGGAGGCGCCAACAACTATGTCAACGACCTCGCGCGGCAGAGCGATGGAAAGGTCGTTATCGGCGGCGTGTTTTCGGCAGTCGGCGGCAGCAACGGGCAATCGCGCATCGGCCGCCTCAACGGCGACGGTTCGCTCGACACGACATTCACTGCTTCGACCAATTCTCCGGTCGAGTCGCTCCGCCTCCAGCCAGACGGCAAAATAGTGATCGGCGGCCAGTTTACGAATGTCGGCGCGGCGCCAAGCAGCGGTATCGCGCGTTTGAATCCGAACGGCAGCCTTGATGCTGGTTTCGGGGTCGGTTCCGGAGCCAACAATCGGGTTTGGGAGGTCCTCATCCAAAGCGACGGTAAGATCGTTGCGGGCGGAGAGTTTGGCAAGTTCAACGGCCAGCCGAGAATCTCGATCGTCAGGTTGTTCGCGGCGACTTCCGGCGGCGCGAAGTTCGATTACGACGGCGACGGAAAAGCAGACGTATCCGTCTTCAGACCGGCCACGAACCGTTGGTATCTGCGGCTGAGTTCGAACCCGTCCGTCGTTGAAAATGATTTCGGGCTTTCCGGCGATGTCATCGCTCCAGCCGATTTCGATGGCGACGGCAAGACCGACATCGCAATCTACAGGCCCTCGAGCGGAGATTGGTGGTATTTGGCGTCGGCGACCAATACGCAGTCCAGCGTTCGCTGGGGATTGGAGGGCGACGTGCCGCGTCCGTCCGACTTTGACGGCGACGGCAAGGCGGATTTTATTGTTTACCGCCCGTCCGACAACGTCTGGTATCGATTCGGCAGTTCGGGACAGGTTTTGATCCAGCAGTTCGGATCATCCGGGGACAAGACCGTCGTCGCGGATTTCAACGGCGACGCAAGAAGTGACATCGCCATCTTTCGTCCCTCGACGGGCGATTGGTGGTTCATTGATAGTTCGACGGGGCAGAATCGCGTCGAGCATTGGGGCATTTCGACCGACGTTCCGGTTCCGGCCGACTACGACGGTGACGGCAAGACGGACTTTGCCGTATTTCGTCCGGCAACGGGCGTTTGGTACGTCAAGAACAGCGGCAACCCGACGCCGACGATCATTACCTTTGGGCTGGCGTCGGACAAGCCGGTGGCGGCTGATTACGATGGTGACGGCAAAGCCGACGTCGCGGTTTATCGTCCGTCGGACGGGGTCTGGTATATTCTGCAGTCAACGAACGGCTTTATCGCGTCGCAATTGGGGAATTCGACCGATCGTCCGACGCCGAACGCATTTGTTCCATAA
- the cadA gene encoding cadmium-translocating P-type ATPase, giving the protein MQPVQLGRKKTNDEDFKTETDPVCKMLVMPQTAAAKFDHAGTTYYFCAVGCLNKFRQNPERFLAPEAKPEPMSGSDGAEYTCPMDPEIVQIGPGICPICGMALEPKVVSLDDKPDPEFLDMKRRFVISAALTVPVFALAMSEMIPGFHGLIDPKFSVWIQFLLSAPVVLWGGFPFIVRALNSVRNASPNMFTLIALGTGAAFLYSLTALFFPGVFPASLHDAHTHAIPVYFESAAVITTLVLLGQVLELKARSQTSSALRELLGLTPKTATVVFEDGSETGIAITDLQVGATVRVRANERIPTDGVVLEGESYVDESMVTGEPIPVGKAPGAMVIGGTINGNRGFTMRAEKVGGETLLANIVRMVGEAQRSRAPIQRLADVVSGYFVPAVLLVSIAAFAVWFLLGSLGSAIVAAVSVLIIACPCALGLATPMSIMVGTGKGAQSGVLVKRADALETLEKVDTIVVDKTGTLTEGRPEVQVVLPEDGFSETELLSLAAALEKQSEHPLAAAILREAVGRGLELPAASDFSSNTGVGVSGTIGGKRVEIASVTAESDELNGLREQGQTVVEVSVDGAPAGFIGIADRIKESAAEAIGELHRSGIRIVMMTGDNLRTANHVAGRLGIDEVFAQVLPAEKAEKVKELQAAGRIVAFAGDGVNDAPALAQANVGIAFASGTDVAIESAGVTLLKGDLAGILRARRLSVETMKNIRQNLFFAFFYNLLGVPLAAGVLFPVFGILLSPMIASAAMTFSSVSVITNALRLRKLKL; this is encoded by the coding sequence ATGCAACCCGTCCAACTCGGCCGAAAGAAAACGAACGACGAGGATTTCAAAACGGAGACCGATCCGGTCTGCAAGATGCTCGTGATGCCGCAGACGGCGGCGGCGAAGTTCGACCACGCGGGCACGACCTACTATTTTTGCGCCGTTGGATGCCTGAACAAGTTCCGGCAAAATCCCGAGCGATTCCTTGCTCCCGAAGCAAAACCGGAACCGATGTCCGGATCCGATGGTGCCGAATACACCTGTCCGATGGATCCTGAGATCGTTCAGATCGGTCCCGGGATCTGCCCGATATGCGGGATGGCGCTCGAACCCAAGGTCGTATCTCTCGACGACAAGCCCGATCCCGAATTCCTCGATATGAAACGCCGATTCGTGATCTCGGCGGCACTCACGGTTCCGGTGTTCGCGCTCGCGATGTCCGAAATGATCCCTGGATTCCACGGTCTGATCGATCCCAAGTTCTCGGTATGGATCCAATTTCTACTCTCCGCGCCGGTCGTTCTCTGGGGCGGTTTTCCGTTTATCGTGCGCGCGCTCAATTCGGTCAGGAACGCGAGTCCGAATATGTTCACGCTGATCGCCCTCGGAACCGGAGCGGCGTTTTTGTACAGTCTGACAGCACTATTTTTTCCGGGCGTCTTCCCGGCGTCGCTCCACGACGCGCACACCCACGCGATCCCCGTTTATTTCGAATCGGCGGCGGTCATCACGACACTCGTTCTCCTCGGCCAGGTGCTTGAGCTGAAGGCGCGTTCGCAAACTTCCTCGGCGCTCCGCGAACTTCTCGGGTTGACGCCGAAAACGGCGACGGTCGTGTTCGAAGACGGAAGCGAAACCGGGATCGCGATCACGGATCTGCAGGTCGGGGCGACGGTTCGCGTCAGGGCGAACGAGCGGATTCCGACCGACGGCGTCGTTCTCGAAGGCGAATCGTATGTCGACGAATCGATGGTTACCGGCGAGCCAATTCCGGTTGGGAAAGCGCCCGGCGCAATGGTCATCGGCGGGACGATCAACGGCAATCGCGGCTTCACGATGCGCGCCGAAAAGGTCGGCGGCGAAACGCTCCTCGCGAACATCGTGCGGATGGTCGGCGAAGCGCAGCGTTCGCGGGCGCCGATCCAGCGCCTCGCAGACGTCGTTTCGGGTTACTTCGTGCCGGCCGTTCTGCTCGTTTCCATCGCCGCTTTCGCGGTCTGGTTTCTGCTCGGCAGTCTCGGGTCGGCAATCGTCGCCGCCGTTTCGGTTCTGATCATCGCGTGCCCTTGCGCCCTCGGTCTGGCGACACCGATGTCGATTATGGTCGGCACCGGGAAAGGCGCCCAAAGCGGTGTCCTCGTGAAACGAGCGGACGCCCTGGAGACGCTTGAGAAGGTTGACACGATCGTCGTCGACAAGACCGGAACGCTGACCGAAGGCCGGCCCGAAGTCCAGGTCGTGTTGCCGGAAGACGGTTTTTCGGAGACTGAACTGCTGAGCCTCGCGGCGGCGCTCGAAAAACAAAGTGAACACCCGCTTGCCGCGGCGATTCTTCGTGAAGCGGTCGGCCGAGGATTGGAACTGCCCGCGGCGTCTGATTTTTCGTCGAACACCGGAGTCGGGGTTTCAGGAACGATCGGTGGCAAACGGGTCGAAATCGCAAGCGTCACGGCGGAATCCGATGAACTGAACGGACTGCGCGAACAGGGTCAGACCGTTGTCGAAGTTTCGGTCGACGGCGCACCAGCCGGTTTCATAGGGATCGCCGACCGGATCAAGGAGTCAGCCGCCGAAGCGATCGGCGAACTTCACCGGAGCGGCATCAGAATCGTGATGATGACGGGCGACAACCTGCGCACTGCGAATCACGTTGCCGGGAGACTCGGGATCGACGAGGTCTTCGCGCAGGTCCTTCCGGCCGAGAAGGCGGAAAAGGTGAAGGAACTGCAAGCCGCCGGACGGATTGTGGCATTCGCCGGCGACGGCGTCAACGACGCTCCGGCATTGGCCCAGGCCAATGTCGGGATCGCGTTCGCGTCCGGCACGGATGTCGCCATCGAATCGGCCGGAGTTACTTTGCTCAAGGGAGATCTCGCCGGAATCCTGCGAGCGCGGCGCCTTTCCGTCGAGACGATGAAAAACATCCGGCAAAATCTGTTCTTCGCGTTCTTCTACAACCTTCTGGGCGTTCCGCTGGCCGCGGGCGTCCTTTTCCCGGTGTTCGGCATTTTGCTGTCGCCGATGATCGCTTCGGCAGCGATGACCTTCAGTTCGGTCTCGGTGATCACCAACGCGCTGAGGCTTCGAAAACTAAAATTATGA
- a CDS encoding isoaspartyl peptidase/L-asparaginase yields MHSKDSRDSKDSIHSKDSRDSTDSKNSIHSKDSKDPERYLDSLETLESLESLESLESPESANRKSQIANRKSKIGTVGAVACDANGDLAAATSTGGMTNKKFGRVGDSCIIGAGTYAENGTCAVSCTGHGEFFMLGVTAHDIAARMKYKGVSLEVASREALEHLTAIGGEGGFIAVDRAGNIVLPFNSEGMYRASIRGDGAIEISIYK; encoded by the coding sequence ATTCATTCCAAAGATTCCAGGGATTCCAAGGATTCCATTCATTCCAAAGATTCCAGGGATTCCACGGATTCCAAGAATTCCATTCATTCCAAAGATTCCAAAGACCCCGAACGATACCTGGACTCATTGGAAACCCTGGAATCTCTGGAATCCCTGGAATCTTTGGAATCTCCGGAATCCGCCAATCGCAAATCGCAAATCGCAAATCGCAAATCCAAAATCGGCACCGTCGGCGCGGTCGCTTGCGACGCAAACGGCGATCTCGCGGCGGCGACGTCGACGGGCGGGATGACCAACAAGAAATTCGGCCGGGTCGGGGATTCCTGTATCATCGGCGCCGGCACCTACGCTGAAAATGGGACCTGCGCGGTCAGTTGCACCGGCCACGGCGAGTTCTTTATGCTCGGCGTCACGGCTCACGACATCGCGGCGCGGATGAAATACAAGGGCGTGAGCCTGGAGGTTGCGTCGCGCGAGGCTCTCGAACACCTGACCGCGATCGGCGGCGAAGGCGGCTTCATCGCCGTCGACCGAGCGGGAAATATCGTCCTGCCGTTCAATTCTGAGGGGATGTACCGTGCCTCGATCCGCGGTGACGGTGCGATCGAGATCTCGATCTACAAATGA
- a CDS encoding elongation factor G: MKAFATEDIRNLAVIGHGDAGKTQLVASLLYVAGSTPRWGKVDEGTTVTDYEEDSIERKISLNNNFAHLEYKDTKVNFIDTPGYAAFVSHARPAVRVADCALVVVDGVKGIEVQTEKTWNYANEFILPRFLVINKLEKEHADFGHALDTATESFARSIVPFTLPIGSEANFTAVVDVVHQKAYEFDANGKAKEIPIPEVGKENFEKTRERLVEIVAESDDALMEKYFENGTLEEEDIIPNLSKAIAASKLCPAYAVSANTLVGLSILLDHIVEFGPNPATHEAEHGFGNPEGVGDRISRKYSNDEPFSAYVFRTIADPFAGRINVMKVISGKVASDATVFNSSRDTSERLGALHVIQGKSLDKVPEARTGDIIAVVKLKDTQTGDTLCDKSNAIVYQAVEYPEAAIAFAIEPKSRADEDKISVALHKILEEDPSLHFDRDGQTKEFILSGSGQLHIETVVDKLANRYHVEVTLHPPKVPYKETITAQCEVQGRHKKQSGGRGQFGDCKCTFEPLDRGAGFEWVDKIFGGSVPQNFRPAIEKGILEAAANGAVAGYPLVDFRVTLIDGSYHTVDSDEHSFRAAGRKAFRAAMEKAKPTLLEPIMDVEVFCPQEVSGDIMGDLNSRRGRVQGMDVRGKQQVIKAQVPLSEMLDYQSKLNSVTQARGSYHMQFSRYDPLPGNLAQKVIDEAVAAGRVRAHEEDE, translated from the coding sequence ATGAAAGCATTTGCAACTGAAGATATCAGGAACCTGGCTGTCATCGGACACGGCGACGCGGGTAAAACGCAGCTCGTCGCGTCTTTGCTTTACGTTGCCGGATCAACGCCCCGCTGGGGCAAGGTTGACGAGGGTACGACCGTCACGGATTACGAGGAAGACTCGATTGAACGAAAGATCTCGCTCAACAACAACTTCGCGCACCTCGAATACAAGGACACGAAGGTAAATTTCATCGACACGCCCGGTTACGCGGCGTTCGTATCGCACGCTCGGCCGGCGGTGCGGGTCGCGGACTGCGCCCTGGTCGTCGTTGACGGCGTCAAGGGCATCGAGGTTCAGACCGAAAAGACCTGGAACTACGCGAACGAGTTCATCCTCCCGCGTTTTCTGGTGATCAACAAGCTGGAGAAGGAGCACGCCGATTTCGGCCACGCCCTTGATACCGCCACGGAATCGTTCGCGCGTTCGATCGTGCCGTTCACGCTCCCGATCGGGTCCGAAGCGAATTTCACCGCGGTCGTCGATGTCGTCCATCAGAAAGCGTATGAATTCGACGCGAACGGAAAGGCCAAGGAGATTCCGATCCCGGAAGTCGGCAAGGAGAATTTCGAAAAGACGCGTGAGCGCCTCGTCGAGATCGTCGCCGAATCGGACGACGCTTTGATGGAAAAATATTTCGAGAACGGTACGCTTGAAGAGGAAGATATTATTCCGAATCTTTCGAAAGCCATCGCCGCGAGCAAATTATGTCCGGCATATGCGGTCTCGGCGAACACGCTCGTCGGGCTCTCGATCCTTCTTGACCACATCGTCGAGTTCGGACCGAACCCGGCGACGCATGAAGCGGAACACGGATTCGGCAACCCCGAAGGCGTCGGTGACCGGATCTCGCGCAAATACTCGAACGACGAACCGTTCAGCGCCTATGTTTTCCGGACGATCGCCGATCCATTTGCCGGCCGCATCAACGTGATGAAGGTCATATCCGGAAAAGTCGCGTCAGATGCGACGGTTTTCAATTCGAGCCGCGACACGTCGGAGCGCCTCGGCGCGCTGCACGTGATTCAGGGCAAATCGCTCGACAAGGTTCCCGAGGCCCGCACCGGCGATATCATTGCGGTCGTGAAACTCAAGGATACGCAGACCGGCGATACTTTGTGCGACAAGTCGAACGCCATCGTTTACCAGGCGGTCGAATATCCGGAGGCGGCGATCGCCTTCGCCATCGAGCCGAAGTCGCGTGCCGACGAGGACAAGATATCCGTCGCGCTGCACAAGATTCTCGAGGAAGATCCGAGCCTTCATTTCGACCGTGATGGGCAGACCAAGGAGTTTATTCTGTCGGGCTCGGGGCAGCTTCATATCGAGACGGTCGTCGATAAGCTCGCCAACCGTTATCACGTCGAGGTCACGCTTCACCCGCCGAAGGTTCCCTACAAAGAAACGATCACGGCCCAATGCGAGGTTCAGGGCCGCCACAAGAAACAATCGGGCGGACGCGGGCAGTTCGGCGACTGCAAATGCACGTTCGAACCGCTCGACCGCGGCGCGGGCTTCGAATGGGTGGACAAGATCTTCGGCGGTTCGGTTCCGCAAAATTTCCGTCCGGCGATCGAAAAAGGGATTCTCGAAGCGGCCGCCAACGGCGCCGTTGCGGGATATCCGCTCGTCGATTTCCGTGTCACGCTGATCGACGGAAGCTATCACACGGTCGACTCCGACGAGCACAGTTTCCGTGCGGCCGGACGCAAGGCGTTCCGCGCGGCGATGGAAAAGGCAAAGCCGACGCTACTTGAGCCGATTATGGACGTCGAAGTTTTCTGTCCGCAGGAAGTTTCGGGCGACATTATGGGCGATCTCAATTCGCGCCGCGGCCGAGTTCAGGGAATGGACGTTCGCGGCAAACAGCAGGTGATCAAGGCGCAGGTTCCGCTGTCGGAGATGCTCGATTATCAGTCGAAACTCAACTCCGTCACGCAAGCCCGCGGCAGCTATCATATGCAGTTTTCCCGTTACGATCCGCTTCCGGGCAATCTGGCGCAGAAGGTCATCGACGAAGCCGTCGCCGCCGGCCGCGTGAGAGCGCACGAAGAAGACGAGTGA